A window from Rhizobium sp. BG4 encodes these proteins:
- a CDS encoding D-ribose ABC transporter substrate-binding protein → MTFTRRLTLAAFAGALSLGVAMPAFSADLIAIITPAHDNPFFKAEAVGAEAKAKELGYEALVMTHDDDANKQSEMIDTAIGRGAKAIILDNAGADASVAAVKKAKDAGIPSFLIDREINATGVAVAQIVSNNYQGAQLGAQEFVKLMGEKGNYVELVGKESDTNAGIRSQGYHDVIDDYPDLKSVAKQSANWSQTEAYAKMETILQANPDIKGVISGNDTMAMGAIAALQAAGRKDVIVVGFDGSNDVRDSIKAGGIKATVLQPAYAQAQMAVEQADAYIKNKTTPKEEKQLMDCVLINADNASKLETFALAK, encoded by the coding sequence ATGACTTTTACACGTAGACTGACCCTTGCTGCCTTCGCCGGCGCCCTTTCGCTCGGCGTTGCCATGCCGGCATTTTCGGCTGATCTGATCGCCATCATCACGCCGGCCCATGACAACCCGTTCTTCAAGGCTGAGGCCGTCGGCGCCGAAGCCAAGGCCAAGGAACTCGGCTACGAAGCGCTCGTCATGACCCATGACGACGATGCCAACAAGCAGTCGGAAATGATCGACACGGCGATCGGCCGCGGTGCCAAGGCCATCATCCTCGACAACGCCGGTGCCGACGCCTCGGTTGCTGCCGTCAAGAAGGCCAAGGACGCCGGTATCCCGTCCTTCCTCATCGACCGGGAAATCAACGCCACCGGCGTTGCCGTCGCCCAGATCGTGTCCAACAACTATCAGGGTGCGCAGCTCGGCGCGCAGGAATTCGTCAAGCTGATGGGCGAGAAGGGCAACTATGTCGAGCTCGTCGGCAAGGAATCCGACACCAATGCCGGCATCCGCTCGCAGGGATATCATGACGTCATCGACGACTATCCGGATCTGAAGTCGGTTGCCAAGCAGTCGGCCAACTGGAGCCAGACCGAAGCCTACGCCAAGATGGAAACCATCCTTCAGGCCAACCCGGACATCAAGGGCGTCATCTCCGGCAATGACACGATGGCCATGGGCGCGATTGCCGCTCTGCAGGCTGCCGGCCGCAAGGACGTGATCGTCGTCGGCTTCGACGGTTCGAACGACGTTCGCGACTCCATCAAGGCAGGCGGCATCAAGGCCACCGTTCTGCAGCCGGCATACGCGCAGGCGCAGATGGCCGTCGAGCAGGCTGACGCCTACATCAAGAACAAGACGACGCCGAAGGAAGAAAAGCAGCTGATGGATTGCGTTCTCATCAACGCTGACAACGCTTCCAAGCTCGAAACCTTCGCTCTGGCGAAGTAA
- a CDS encoding phosphogluconate dehydrogenase C-terminal domain-containing protein, translated as MTAIALFGAGGKMGYRLAKNLKGSRFDVRHVEVSDAGKARLKNDLGIDCVGPDEGLAGAEVVILAVPDTAIGKVAAGIVDKLKPGTMVVALDAAAPFAGHLPERADLTYFVTHPCHPPIFNDETDMQAKKDHFGGLFAKQHIVSALMQGPEGAYALGEEIAKVIWAPVMRSHRVTVDQMAMLEPGLSETVCASLLVVMRQAMDECVARGVPAEAARDFLLGHMNVLGAVIFKEVDGVFSDACNKAIEFGIPALMRDDWKKVFEPQEIAESIRRIT; from the coding sequence ATGACTGCAATTGCCCTCTTCGGCGCTGGTGGCAAAATGGGCTACCGGCTCGCCAAAAATCTCAAAGGTTCCCGCTTCGATGTCCGCCATGTGGAGGTCAGCGACGCCGGCAAGGCACGCCTCAAGAACGATCTCGGTATCGATTGCGTCGGTCCCGATGAAGGTCTTGCCGGTGCAGAGGTCGTCATTCTCGCGGTGCCCGATACGGCGATCGGCAAGGTCGCAGCCGGTATCGTCGACAAGCTGAAGCCGGGCACGATGGTCGTCGCTCTCGACGCCGCCGCCCCCTTCGCCGGACATCTGCCGGAGCGCGCCGATCTCACCTATTTCGTCACCCATCCCTGCCATCCGCCGATCTTCAACGACGAGACGGACATGCAGGCGAAGAAGGATCACTTCGGCGGTCTGTTCGCCAAGCAGCACATCGTCTCGGCGCTGATGCAGGGGCCGGAAGGCGCCTACGCGCTCGGCGAGGAAATCGCCAAGGTCATCTGGGCGCCGGTCATGCGCTCGCACCGTGTCACCGTCGATCAGATGGCGATGCTGGAGCCGGGCCTTTCGGAAACCGTCTGCGCCTCGCTGCTCGTCGTCATGCGCCAGGCGATGGACGAATGCGTTGCCCGCGGCGTTCCGGCTGAAGCCGCCCGCGACTTCCTGCTCGGCCACATGAACGTGCTCGGCGCCGTCATCTTCAAGGAAGTCGACGGCGTGTTCTCGGATGCCTGCAACAAGGCGATCGAGTTCGGCATCCCCGCGCTGATGCGCGACGACTGGAAGAAGGTCTTCGAACCTCAGGAGATCGCCGAAAGCATCCGGCGCATCACCTGA
- a CDS encoding four-carbon acid sugar kinase family protein: MSKLLLSYYGDDFTGSTDVMEALASNGVKTALFLGVPSAEMLAKFADCQAIGIAGTSRSQTPQWMSANLGPAFAWLKSLEAAICHYKVCSTFDSSPEIGNIGKAIEIGRETFEQDCVPVIVGAPQLKRYTAFGHLFAAYQGKVYRIDRHPVMSRHPVTPMAEADLTVHLAAQTSLPIRLADLAMTAGDATAGIDALLADKPGILLVDVDGPASQAIAGEQVWRLRGDRGLFVAGSSGIQYALLHAWEREGLTSGKVEFPLPGAVERLAVVSGSVSPTTERQIRNATESGFDAIPVDPLALVGESGDAAIESAVASGLSALKSGRSVILHTALGPSADRGTEIDRIPEARHRLGIRLGIILRRLVEAEKLTRAVIAGGDTSSHALSELRVEALTTLLPLPQTPGSPLCTAHGAHEPTNGLQIALKGGQVGSDGYFAQIRDGRRA; encoded by the coding sequence ATGAGCAAGCTGCTCCTCAGCTATTACGGCGACGATTTCACCGGCTCCACCGATGTCATGGAGGCGCTCGCCTCGAATGGCGTGAAGACGGCTCTGTTCCTCGGCGTCCCGAGTGCCGAAATGCTCGCCAAATTCGCCGATTGCCAGGCGATCGGCATCGCCGGGACCAGCCGCAGCCAGACGCCGCAATGGATGTCCGCTAATCTCGGCCCTGCTTTCGCCTGGCTGAAGAGCCTCGAGGCGGCGATCTGCCATTACAAGGTCTGCTCGACCTTCGATTCCAGCCCCGAAATCGGCAATATCGGCAAGGCGATCGAGATCGGTCGGGAAACCTTCGAACAGGACTGCGTGCCCGTGATCGTCGGCGCGCCGCAGCTGAAGCGCTACACGGCCTTCGGGCATCTCTTCGCCGCCTATCAGGGCAAGGTCTACCGCATCGACCGCCACCCGGTGATGAGCCGCCATCCGGTGACGCCGATGGCCGAGGCTGACCTGACCGTACATCTTGCCGCCCAGACCAGCCTGCCGATCCGGCTTGCCGATCTGGCGATGACCGCCGGAGACGCAACAGCAGGTATCGACGCGCTGCTCGCCGACAAACCCGGCATCCTGCTTGTCGATGTCGATGGACCGGCTTCGCAGGCGATTGCCGGAGAGCAGGTCTGGCGCCTGCGCGGCGATCGCGGCCTCTTCGTTGCGGGATCGTCGGGCATTCAATACGCCCTGCTCCATGCCTGGGAACGCGAAGGGCTGACATCGGGCAAGGTTGAGTTTCCCCTGCCCGGCGCGGTGGAGCGTCTTGCCGTCGTCTCCGGCAGTGTCTCGCCGACGACGGAACGGCAGATCCGCAATGCAACGGAGAGCGGCTTCGACGCCATTCCCGTCGATCCCCTGGCGCTGGTCGGCGAAAGCGGCGATGCGGCGATCGAAAGCGCCGTTGCCTCGGGCCTGTCGGCGCTGAAATCCGGCCGCAGCGTCATCTTGCATACCGCCCTCGGCCCCTCAGCCGATCGCGGCACCGAGATCGACCGCATCCCCGAAGCGCGCCACCGCCTGGGCATCCGCCTCGGCATCATTCTGCGCCGTCTTGTCGAAGCCGAGAAGCTGACGCGCGCCGTCATCGCCGGCGGCGATACGTCCAGCCACGCACTGAGTGAGTTGCGTGTCGAGGCGCTGACGACGCTGCTGCCTCTGCCGCAGACGCCGGGCTCGCCGCTCTGCACGGCGCACGGCGCGCACGAACCGACCAACGGCCTGCAGATCGCCCTCAAGGGCGGCCAGGTCGGCTCGGACGGTTATTTCGCGCAGATTCGCGATGGACGCAGGGCCTGA
- the oiaX gene encoding 3-oxo-isoapionate-4-phosphate decarboxylase OiaX — protein sequence MITLTYRIETPGSIEAMAEKIASDQSTGTFVPVPGETEELKARVAARVLAIRPLQDAKAPGWPEVAEGHGPLKRADVDIAFPLDAIGTDLSALMTIAIGGVYSIKGMTGIRIVDLKLPPEFKGAHPGPQFGIPGSRRLTGVEGRPIIGTIVKPALGLRPHETAELVGELIQSGVDFIKDDEKLMSPAYSPLKDRVEAIMPLILDHEQKTGKKVMYAFGISHADPDEMMRNHDLVLKAGGNCAVVNINSIGFGGMSFLRKRSGLVLHAHRNGWDILTRNPATGMDFRVYQQFWRLLGVDQFQINGIRVKYWEPDESFVASFKAVSTPLFDAADCPLPVAGSGQWGGQAPETYQRTGRTTDLLYLCGGGIVSHPGGPAAGVRAVQQAWQAAVADIPLDVYAKDHPELAASIAKFADGKGA from the coding sequence ATGATCACCCTTACCTATCGCATCGAAACCCCTGGCAGCATCGAGGCCATGGCGGAGAAGATCGCCAGCGACCAGTCCACGGGCACCTTCGTTCCGGTTCCCGGCGAGACGGAGGAGCTGAAGGCGCGGGTCGCGGCCCGGGTGCTGGCGATTCGCCCGCTTCAGGATGCGAAGGCGCCGGGCTGGCCGGAGGTTGCCGAAGGGCACGGGCCGCTCAAGCGCGCCGATGTCGATATCGCCTTTCCGCTCGATGCGATCGGCACCGATCTCTCGGCGCTGATGACGATCGCCATCGGCGGCGTCTATTCGATCAAGGGCATGACCGGCATCCGCATCGTCGATCTGAAGCTTCCCCCGGAATTCAAGGGCGCGCATCCCGGCCCGCAATTCGGCATTCCCGGCAGCCGCAGGCTGACCGGCGTCGAGGGACGCCCGATCATCGGCACCATCGTCAAGCCGGCGCTGGGTCTGCGTCCACACGAGACGGCAGAGCTCGTCGGCGAGCTGATCCAATCTGGCGTCGATTTCATCAAGGACGACGAGAAGCTGATGAGCCCGGCCTACTCGCCGCTCAAGGATCGCGTCGAGGCGATCATGCCGCTGATCCTCGATCACGAGCAGAAGACCGGCAAGAAGGTGATGTATGCGTTCGGCATCTCGCATGCCGATCCGGACGAGATGATGCGCAATCACGACCTCGTCCTGAAGGCCGGCGGCAATTGCGCTGTCGTCAATATCAACTCGATCGGCTTCGGCGGCATGAGCTTCCTGCGCAAGCGCTCCGGTCTGGTGTTGCATGCGCATCGCAACGGCTGGGATATCCTGACCCGCAACCCGGCGACCGGCATGGATTTCAGGGTTTACCAGCAGTTCTGGCGCCTGCTCGGCGTCGACCAGTTCCAGATAAACGGCATTCGCGTCAAATATTGGGAGCCGGACGAAAGCTTCGTCGCCTCCTTCAAGGCCGTCAGCACGCCGCTTTTCGACGCCGCCGATTGCCCGCTTCCTGTCGCCGGTTCCGGCCAGTGGGGCGGTCAGGCGCCGGAGACCTATCAGCGGACGGGCCGCACGACCGACCTTCTCTATCTCTGCGGCGGCGGCATCGTCAGCCATCCGGGCGGACCGGCAGCCGGCGTGCGCGCCGTGCAGCAGGCATGGCAGGCGGCGGTCGCCGATATCCCGCTCGATGTCTATGCCAAGGACCACCCCGAACTCGCCGCATCGATTGCCAAATTCGCTGACGGCAAGGGCGCGTGA
- a CDS encoding transcriptional regulator NanR, producing MTQPIEQIVRRKLSDEVFDRLERMITSGELKPGDEMPSERVLMERFGVGRPAIREAMQSLAGMGLVNISHGERAKVLKLTAKSIFQQVDLTAKIMLSQSADSLENLKSARIFFERGMAREAAQRASEADIAELKRIIERQRESLGNAEDFISADMQFHTRIAQISGNPIFGAVSEAMLAWLREYHTEMLIWTGKEKFTLVEHEEIVERLAAHDADGAESAVLKHLERSRALYTK from the coding sequence ATGACCCAACCAATCGAGCAAATCGTTCGCCGGAAGCTTTCCGACGAGGTTTTCGACAGGCTCGAACGCATGATCACCTCGGGCGAACTGAAGCCCGGTGATGAAATGCCCTCCGAGCGCGTGCTGATGGAGCGTTTCGGCGTCGGCCGTCCGGCGATCCGCGAAGCGATGCAGTCGCTGGCGGGGATGGGGCTCGTCAACATTTCCCACGGCGAGCGCGCCAAGGTTTTGAAGCTGACGGCGAAATCGATCTTCCAACAGGTCGATCTGACGGCGAAGATCATGCTGTCGCAATCGGCGGACAGTCTGGAAAACCTGAAGAGCGCCCGTATCTTCTTCGAGCGCGGCATGGCGCGAGAGGCCGCCCAGCGGGCGAGCGAGGCCGATATCGCCGAATTGAAGCGGATCATCGAGCGCCAGCGCGAATCGCTCGGAAATGCGGAGGATTTCATCTCCGCCGACATGCAGTTCCACACCCGCATCGCGCAGATATCGGGCAACCCGATCTTCGGCGCCGTCAGCGAGGCGATGCTTGCGTGGCTGCGCGAATATCACACGGAAATGCTGATCTGGACCGGCAAGGAGAAATTCACGCTGGTCGAGCACGAAGAGATCGTCGAACGGCTTGCGGCCCACGATGCCGACGGTGCAGAATCGGCGGTGCTGAAACATCTCGAACGCTCGAGGGCGCTCTACACGAAATAG
- the dhaK gene encoding dihydroxyacetone kinase subunit DhaK: MTVKKIINNGADAVDEMLAGILAAHPNHLKRVEGTARSVVAVDGPRQGKVGLVIGGGSGHEPSFVGFVGRGLADGAAIGNVFASPPPDPVLECAKAVNGGAGVLFMYGNYAGDVMNFDMAAEMAAMEDIEVRTVLTTDDVASAPRDRRADRRGVAGNVFVFKIAGAAADRMMDIDACEAAARKANDRTFTMGVALGPCSLPQTRKPNFELGENEMEIGMGIHGEPGVERGPLKSANEITDQLLDKILPEMNAARGDRVAVLVNGLGATPLMELYIMTARVKERLDGEGLRIHSTLVGNYCSSLDMMGASVTLMHLDDELQTLLDHPCDCAMFRSGR, from the coding sequence ATGACGGTCAAGAAGATCATCAACAACGGCGCCGATGCCGTTGACGAAATGCTGGCGGGCATTCTCGCCGCCCATCCCAATCACCTGAAGCGCGTCGAAGGCACGGCCCGTTCGGTCGTCGCCGTCGATGGCCCGCGCCAGGGCAAGGTCGGCCTGGTGATCGGTGGGGGCTCCGGCCACGAGCCGAGCTTCGTCGGCTTCGTCGGCCGCGGCCTCGCCGATGGCGCGGCGATCGGCAATGTCTTCGCCTCGCCGCCGCCGGATCCGGTCCTCGAATGCGCCAAGGCCGTCAATGGCGGCGCCGGCGTGCTCTTCATGTACGGCAACTATGCCGGCGACGTGATGAATTTCGACATGGCGGCCGAAATGGCGGCGATGGAAGATATCGAAGTCCGCACCGTGCTGACGACCGACGACGTCGCCTCGGCTCCGCGCGACCGGAGAGCGGATCGCCGTGGCGTGGCGGGCAATGTCTTCGTCTTCAAGATCGCAGGTGCTGCCGCCGACCGGATGATGGATATCGATGCCTGCGAGGCGGCAGCCCGCAAGGCCAACGACCGCACCTTCACCATGGGCGTGGCGCTCGGCCCCTGCTCCCTGCCGCAGACGCGCAAGCCGAATTTCGAACTCGGCGAAAACGAAATGGAAATCGGCATGGGCATCCATGGCGAACCCGGCGTCGAGCGCGGTCCGTTGAAAAGCGCCAACGAGATCACCGACCAGCTGCTCGACAAGATCCTGCCGGAAATGAATGCCGCGCGTGGCGATCGCGTTGCCGTGCTGGTCAACGGCCTCGGCGCGACGCCACTGATGGAACTCTACATCATGACGGCCCGCGTCAAGGAGCGGCTGGATGGCGAAGGTCTGAGGATCCACTCGACGCTGGTCGGCAACTATTGCAGCTCGCTCGACATGATGGGCGCCTCGGTGACACTGATGCATCTCGACGACGAGCTGCAGACCCTTCTCGACCACCCCTGCGATTGCGCCATGTTCCGGAGCGGCCGCTGA
- the dhaL gene encoding dihydroxyacetone kinase subunit DhaL: protein MAEITAQDLRAMFSAIAVTIAENRDRLSELDGVIGDADHGITMELGFSTVKTALAANEAETDLGAIFNLAAKSFLNAVGASSGPLYATAFMRAGAVLKGKTAAGDEDMVKTFGAMAKGIEDRGKAVPGEKTMVDAWRPAADAAEAEFAKGATLAACLKAAADAASAGAEATKSMLATKGRASRLGERVLGHADPGAVSAALVVATMAESLG from the coding sequence ATGGCTGAAATCACCGCACAGGACCTGCGCGCCATGTTCTCGGCGATCGCCGTGACCATCGCCGAAAACCGCGATCGCCTCAGCGAACTCGACGGCGTCATCGGCGATGCGGACCACGGCATCACCATGGAACTCGGCTTCTCGACAGTGAAGACGGCCCTCGCCGCCAACGAGGCCGAAACCGATCTCGGCGCCATCTTCAACCTCGCCGCCAAATCCTTCCTCAACGCCGTCGGGGCCTCCTCCGGCCCGCTCTACGCGACCGCCTTCATGCGCGCCGGAGCGGTGCTGAAGGGCAAGACGGCGGCCGGCGACGAGGACATGGTCAAGACCTTCGGGGCGATGGCCAAGGGCATCGAGGACCGCGGCAAGGCGGTGCCGGGCGAGAAAACCATGGTCGACGCCTGGCGGCCTGCGGCAGATGCGGCGGAAGCCGAGTTTGCGAAGGGCGCGACGCTGGCGGCCTGCCTCAAGGCCGCGGCGGATGCGGCAAGCGCCGGGGCGGAGGCGACGAAGTCGATGCTGGCGACCAAGGGTAGGGCGTCGCGACTGGGCGAGCGGGTGCTCGGGCATGCCGACCCCGGTGCGGTTTCGGCGGCGCTGGTTGTTGCGACGATGGCGGAGAGTTTGGGGTAA
- a CDS encoding RpiB/LacA/LacB family sugar-phosphate isomerase gives MKLAIAGDSAGEGLAKVLADHLKDRFEVHEVSRTNGGADPFYANLSDRVASGVLDGTYDKAILVCGTGIGVCISANKVPGIRAALTHDTYSAERAALSNNAQIITMGARVIGTELAKSIADAFLAQTFDENGRSAGNVKAMDELDAKYNAR, from the coding sequence ATGAAGCTTGCCATTGCAGGAGACAGCGCCGGCGAAGGTCTCGCCAAGGTTCTGGCCGATCATCTGAAGGACCGTTTCGAGGTGCACGAAGTATCGCGCACCAACGGCGGCGCCGACCCCTTCTACGCCAATCTCTCGGACCGTGTCGCGTCGGGCGTTCTCGACGGCACCTACGACAAGGCAATCCTCGTCTGCGGCACCGGCATCGGCGTCTGCATCTCGGCCAACAAGGTCCCGGGCATCCGCGCCGCACTCACCCACGACACCTATTCGGCCGAGCGCGCGGCCCTCTCCAACAACGCCCAGATCATCACCATGGGCGCCCGGGTCATTGGTACCGAGCTGGCGAAGTCGATTGCCGATGCGTTTCTGGCCCAGACGTTCGATGAGAACGGCCGGTCTGCCGGGAATGTGAAGGCGATGGACGAGCTGGACGCGAAGTATAACGCGCGGTGA
- a CDS encoding triose-phosphate isomerase: MTEKPRFWVGTSWKMNKTLAEAQQFARGLEAADAARDPRIQRFVIPPFTAVREVKAMLAETSVKVGAQNMHWADQGAWTGEVSPVMLKDCNLDIVELGHSERREHFGETDETVGLKTEAAVRHGLIPLICIGETLADRESGKAADILATQVRGALSKLSGDQKSAEILLAYEPVWAIGEKGIPATADYADARQAEIIAVAEEALGRKIPCLYGGSVNPGNCEELISSPHIDGLFIGRSAWNVEGYLDILAKCAAKL; this comes from the coding sequence ATGACCGAAAAACCGCGCTTCTGGGTTGGCACCAGCTGGAAGATGAACAAGACGCTCGCCGAGGCGCAGCAGTTTGCCCGCGGCCTGGAAGCTGCCGATGCCGCCCGCGATCCGCGCATCCAGCGCTTCGTCATTCCGCCCTTCACGGCCGTGCGCGAGGTCAAGGCGATGCTCGCCGAGACCTCCGTCAAGGTCGGCGCCCAGAACATGCATTGGGCCGACCAGGGCGCCTGGACCGGTGAGGTCTCGCCGGTGATGCTGAAGGATTGCAACCTCGATATCGTCGAACTCGGCCATTCCGAGCGCCGCGAACATTTCGGCGAGACCGACGAGACCGTCGGCCTGAAGACCGAAGCCGCCGTCCGCCACGGCCTGATCCCGCTGATCTGCATCGGCGAAACCCTGGCAGACCGCGAAAGCGGCAAGGCCGCCGACATTCTCGCCACACAGGTGCGCGGCGCGCTTTCGAAGCTCTCGGGCGACCAGAAATCCGCCGAGATCCTGCTCGCCTACGAGCCCGTCTGGGCGATCGGCGAAAAGGGCATCCCGGCAACGGCCGACTATGCCGACGCCCGTCAGGCGGAAATCATCGCGGTCGCCGAAGAGGCCCTCGGCCGCAAGATCCCCTGCCTCTACGGCGGATCGGTCAACCCCGGAAACTGCGAAGAACTGATCTCGAGCCCGCATATCGACGGGCTCTTCATCGGCCGTTCGGCCTGGAATGTCGAAGGCTACCTCGACATTCTCGCAAAATGCGCCGCCAAACTCTAG
- a CDS encoding DeoR/GlpR family DNA-binding transcription regulator, which produces MKREERQQLIVNLLVENKTVDLDDLADRFIVSKMTIHRDLDDLEQAGVLRKVRGGATIDAGTQFESDFRIRERQGHEAKVAMAKSALELVEPGMTVMVNDGSMAAVLGEMLLQKRPLTVITNNAAIMERLKAETGITLIALGGIYSAKFNAYLGVVTEEALSKLRADIAFISTPAVSGRRAYHMDDNVVRTKRAMMTSSARSCLLVNHQRIGHTALHVMADLADFDAVITDSAPDAAVIEEFVQAGITLTIASEQDPT; this is translated from the coding sequence ATGAAGCGCGAGGAACGGCAGCAGCTGATTGTCAATCTGCTCGTCGAGAACAAGACCGTCGATCTCGACGATCTTGCCGACCGCTTCATCGTCTCGAAGATGACGATCCATCGTGACCTCGACGATCTCGAGCAGGCGGGCGTGCTTCGAAAGGTGCGAGGCGGCGCGACGATCGACGCCGGAACGCAGTTCGAAAGCGACTTCCGCATCCGCGAGCGCCAGGGCCACGAGGCCAAGGTTGCGATGGCCAAGAGCGCGCTGGAGCTCGTCGAACCCGGCATGACCGTGATGGTCAATGACGGATCGATGGCTGCGGTGCTCGGCGAAATGCTGCTGCAGAAGCGGCCTTTGACCGTGATCACCAACAACGCGGCGATCATGGAGCGGCTGAAGGCAGAAACGGGCATCACGCTGATCGCGCTCGGCGGCATCTATTCGGCGAAGTTCAACGCCTATCTCGGCGTCGTCACCGAAGAGGCGCTGTCGAAGCTCAGGGCCGATATCGCCTTCATCTCGACGCCCGCCGTCAGCGGCAGGCGCGCCTATCACATGGACGACAACGTGGTCCGCACCAAGCGGGCGATGATGACGTCTTCGGCAAGGTCCTGCCTGCTGGTCAATCACCAGCGCATCGGCCACACGGCGCTGCATGTCATGGCTGATCTTGCCGATTTCGACGCCGTGATCACCGACAGCGCGCCGGACGCTGCTGTCATCGAGGAATTCGTACAGGCGGGCATAACGCTCACCATTGCATCGGAACAGGACCCGACATGA
- a CDS encoding sugar-binding transcriptional regulator: MTDADDTLAVRAAWLHYAGGLTQSDVARRLGVPSVKAHRLIARAVADGVVKVTIDGDIVECVELEARLSERYGLQYCEVAPDLGEEGLPLRALGHAGAGYLKREIERGDNKVIGLGHGRTLSAAVQYMPRVGAKNLRFVSLLGGLTRNYGANPYDVMHRIAEKTGTQAYVMPVPFFANTGDDREVLKAQRAVKEVFDLANNADLKLVGLGTVDADAQLVLSGMVEPSEIDDIATAGGVGEILGHFFNADGDMLDTALTARTLSASFPKTKDERLVALAGGQSKVPAIRAILKSHRLYGLITDERTAQTLLK; this comes from the coding sequence ATGACGGACGCCGATGATACGCTTGCGGTACGCGCTGCCTGGCTGCACTACGCCGGAGGCCTGACGCAATCCGATGTCGCCCGCCGTCTCGGCGTGCCCTCGGTCAAGGCGCACCGGCTGATTGCCCGCGCGGTCGCCGACGGCGTCGTCAAGGTGACGATCGACGGCGACATCGTCGAATGCGTCGAGCTGGAGGCCCGCCTTTCGGAGCGCTACGGCCTGCAATATTGCGAAGTGGCCCCCGATCTCGGCGAGGAAGGCCTGCCGCTGCGCGCGCTTGGCCATGCCGGTGCCGGCTATCTGAAGCGCGAGATCGAGCGCGGCGACAACAAGGTAATCGGCCTTGGCCACGGCCGCACCCTGTCGGCCGCCGTCCAGTACATGCCGCGAGTCGGCGCCAAGAACCTGCGCTTCGTCTCGCTGCTGGGAGGCCTGACGCGCAACTACGGCGCCAATCCCTATGACGTGATGCACCGCATCGCCGAGAAGACGGGAACGCAGGCCTATGTCATGCCCGTCCCCTTCTTCGCCAACACAGGCGACGACCGCGAGGTGCTGAAAGCGCAGCGCGCCGTCAAGGAGGTCTTCGACCTCGCCAACAATGCCGACCTGAAGCTCGTCGGCCTCGGCACTGTCGATGCCGATGCGCAGCTGGTGCTCTCGGGTATGGTCGAGCCGAGCGAGATCGACGATATCGCGACTGCCGGCGGCGTCGGCGAAATCCTCGGGCATTTCTTCAATGCCGATGGCGACATGTTGGATACGGCGCTGACGGCGCGCACGCTCTCCGCCTCCTTCCCGAAAACCAAAGACGAGCGGCTCGTGGCGCTTGCCGGCGGGCAGTCGAAGGTTCCGGCCATCCGCGCCATCCTGAAAAGCCACCGCCTTTACGGCCTGATCACCGATGAACGCACAGCGCAGACACTGTTGAAATGA
- a CDS encoding TIM barrel protein, translating into MPLTLSLNTNPLVNRFADPDDLIDTVARDLKIRDLQLTHEFINPSWQAPVIRRLTRSMNSALRRTGVRVTSGMTGPYGRLNHFGHPDADVRRYYIDWFKTFADITADLGGDSVGTQFAIFTYRDFDDPAKREELIKIAINSWAEVADHGRAAGLSYVFWEPMSIGREFGETIAACLSLQQRLTAANMAIPMWMMADIDHGDVTSANPDDFDPYAWARAVPPVSPIIHIKQSLMDKGGHRPFTAEFNAKGRIQPAPLLKAFAEGGAVNNEICLELSFKEREPNDREVIPQIAESVAFWAPYIDTGIDDLNI; encoded by the coding sequence ATGCCGCTGACGCTTTCGCTCAACACCAATCCGCTGGTCAACCGCTTCGCTGACCCCGACGATCTGATCGATACCGTCGCGCGCGACCTGAAGATCCGCGACCTGCAGCTGACCCATGAATTCATCAATCCGAGCTGGCAGGCGCCCGTCATCCGCCGCCTGACGCGGAGCATGAATTCGGCGCTGCGGCGCACCGGCGTTCGCGTCACTTCCGGCATGACCGGCCCCTATGGCCGCCTCAATCATTTTGGCCATCCGGACGCCGATGTCCGCCGCTACTACATCGACTGGTTCAAGACCTTCGCCGATATCACCGCCGATCTCGGCGGCGATTCCGTCGGCACGCAATTCGCGATCTTCACCTACCGGGATTTCGACGATCCCGCCAAGCGCGAGGAGCTGATCAAGATCGCCATCAACAGCTGGGCCGAAGTCGCGGACCATGGCCGCGCCGCCGGTCTTTCCTATGTTTTCTGGGAGCCGATGAGCATCGGCCGCGAGTTCGGCGAGACGATCGCCGCATGTCTCTCGCTGCAGCAGCGGCTGACGGCGGCCAATATGGCGATCCCGATGTGGATGATGGCCGATATCGACCACGGCGACGTCACCTCTGCCAACCCTGATGATTTCGATCCCTATGCATGGGCGCGCGCCGTCCCGCCGGTCTCGCCGATCATCCACATCAAGCAGAGCCTGATGGACAAGGGCGGCCACCGGCCGTTCACCGCCGAATTCAACGCCAAGGGCCGGATCCAGCCGGCGCCGCTGCTGAAGGCTTTCGCAGAAGGTGGGGCCGTCAACAACGAGATCTGCCTCGAGCTTTCCTTCAAGGAACGCGAGCCGAACGACCGCGAAGTGATCCCGCAGATCGCCGAGAGCGTCGCCTTCTGGGCGCCTTACATCGACACCGGCATAGACGACTTGAACATCTGA